Proteins encoded in a region of the Massilia sp. UMI-21 genome:
- a CDS encoding cobalamin-binding protein: MAALRRALGAAFAAAAAALVLAAGARAAVTVVDDAGRRVTLQQPARRVISMAPHATELLFAAGGGKQVVGAMNYSDYPEAAKKLPLVGSNSVIDMERVLALKPDLIVVWHSGNTARQIAQLASLGVPVFHSEPRTLGQVADNVERLGQLLGTQQAAAGVAAGLRARLAALGARYGKRSPVTVFYQIWDQPLYTLNDAQIASDAIRVCGGRNVFGALKVVAPEVSIEAVLAADPEAILAGQRTDPANPGVRLWEPYRSMTAVKRGNLLSVDGELLTRPGPRAIEGAAALCEALEGVRQRRRH; the protein is encoded by the coding sequence ATGGCCGCGCTCCGACGCGCCCTTGGCGCCGCCTTTGCCGCCGCGGCCGCCGCGCTGGTGCTGGCCGCCGGCGCCCGGGCCGCGGTGACGGTGGTCGACGATGCCGGCCGCCGCGTCACGCTGCAGCAGCCGGCGCGCCGCGTCATCTCGATGGCGCCGCACGCCACCGAACTGCTGTTCGCGGCCGGCGGCGGCAAGCAGGTGGTCGGGGCGATGAACTACAGCGACTACCCGGAAGCGGCGAAGAAGCTGCCGCTGGTCGGCAGCAACAGCGTGATCGACATGGAGCGGGTGCTGGCCCTGAAGCCCGACCTGATCGTGGTCTGGCACTCCGGCAACACCGCGCGCCAGATCGCCCAGCTCGCGTCGCTCGGCGTGCCGGTCTTTCACAGCGAGCCGCGCACGCTTGGGCAAGTGGCCGACAACGTCGAGCGCCTTGGGCAACTGCTGGGCACGCAGCAGGCGGCCGCCGGCGTCGCCGCCGGCCTGCGCGCCAGGCTGGCGGCCCTGGGCGCGCGCTACGGCAAGCGTTCGCCGGTGACGGTGTTCTACCAGATCTGGGACCAGCCGCTGTACACCCTCAACGATGCGCAGATCGCCAGCGATGCGATCCGCGTGTGCGGCGGGCGCAACGTGTTCGGCGCGCTGAAGGTGGTGGCCCCGGAAGTCAGCATCGAGGCGGTGCTGGCGGCCGATCCGGAAGCCATCCTGGCGGGCCAGCGCACCGACCCGGCCAATCCGGGCGTGCGGCTGTGGGAACCGTACCGGAGCATGACGGCTGTGAAGCGGGGCAACTTGCTGAGCGTGGACGGGGAATTGCTCACGCGCCCGGGGCCGCGCGCAATCGAGGGGGCGGCAGCCTTGTGCGAAGCGCTGGAAGGGGTGCGGCAGCGCCGGCGCCACTGA